One window of Candidatus Nealsonbacteria bacterium CG07_land_8_20_14_0_80_39_13 genomic DNA carries:
- a CDS encoding 30S ribosomal protein S5, whose product MFDKRNSQRGNRDKKDEFDSKLLELKRVSHTRAGGKKMRFRASVVVGDKKGKVGLGVASGLDVQIAVEKATRLAKRHLLNVIIKDGTIPCETEAKFGSAKVLFRPQSKGRGLVVGGPARVVCSLAGIKDISSKIVGRDRNKLNNAAAALKALEALSFYSNIKKETAKKEAVKKEVVKEEVKQEIVQEIEKEK is encoded by the coding sequence ATGTTTGATAAAAGAAATTCACAAAGAGGCAATAGAGATAAAAAAGATGAGTTTGACTCAAAACTTTTGGAGTTGAAAAGAGTTTCTCACACCAGAGCAGGAGGAAAGAAGATGAGATTCAGAGCCAGCGTTGTGGTTGGAGACAAAAAGGGGAAAGTCGGGCTCGGCGTAGCCTCCGGATTAGATGTCCAAATTGCCGTAGAAAAAGCCACTCGCTTGGCCAAAAGGCATCTTTTGAATGTTATCATCAAAGACGGCACTATTCCTTGCGAGACAGAAGCAAAATTCGGTTCGGCTAAGGTCTTATTCAGGCCTCAATCAAAAGGAAGAGGCTTGGTTGTCGGCGGACCGGCAAGAGTAGTCTGTTCTTTAGCCGGGATAAAAGATATTTCTTCTAAAATTGTAGGAAGAGACAGGAATAAGTTGAATAATGCCGCTGCTGCCTTGAAAGCATTGGAAGCATTGAGTTTTTATTCTAATATTAAGAAAGAGACTGCTAAAAAAGAGGCTGTTAAAAAAGAAGTTGTAAAGGAAGAAGTAAAAC